One segment of Curtobacterium sp. MR_MD2014 DNA contains the following:
- the rpoZ gene encoding DNA-directed RNA polymerase subunit omega: MANPQGIIDPPIDDLLAKVESKYALVIFASKRARQINDYYADLHEGSLFDNVGPLVDSTIDDKPLSVALHEINEDKLTVTKQQQPTD; this comes from the coding sequence ATGGCCAACCCCCAGGGCATCATCGACCCGCCCATCGACGACCTGCTCGCCAAGGTGGAGTCGAAGTACGCGCTCGTCATCTTCGCCTCGAAGCGCGCCCGTCAGATCAACGACTACTACGCCGACCTGCACGAGGGGTCGCTGTTCGACAACGTCGGTCCGCTCGTCGACTCGACGATCGACGACAAGCCGCTGTCCGTCGCTCTGCACGAGATCAACGAGGACAAGCTGACCGTCACCAAGCAGCAGCAGCCCACCGACTGA